The genomic region AGCCCATTGATTATAGTTTAAAATACACCACAGACATTCCTTCTTCACAGAAACCGGCATTTTCATTCTCAAAGAATTCATCTGGACAGAGCACAAAAACTGAACACATCTCTTCAAGCAGCGAGAATACTTCCACACCTTCATCTAATGCCAAAAGGCAGAATCAGCTGCATCCAAGCTCAGCACAAAGCAGAAGTAGTCAGACCCCAAAAGCCACCTCTTCCTCTTGCAAAGTTCCCTCTATCAACCAAGAAACAATACAGACTTACTGTGTAGAAGATACCCCAATATGTTTTTCGAGATGCAGTTCATTATCATCTTTGTCATCTGCTGAAGATGAAATAGGGTGTGACCAGACCACACAGGAAGCAGATCCCGCTAACTCTCTGCAAATAGCCGAAATCAAGGACAACAGCGGACCTAGGCCAAATGAAGATTCTGTGAGTAAAGTTCCAGCAGTGTCACAGCACGTTAGAACCAAATCCAGCAGACTCCAGGCTTCTGGTCTGTCTTCAGAGTCAGCCAGGCACAAAGCTGTTGAATTTTCTTCAGGGGCCAAATCTCCTTCCAAGAGTGGTGCTCAGACACCCAAAAGTCCACCAGAGCACTACGTTCAGGAGACCCCACTCATGTTTAGCAGATGTACTTCAGTCAGTTCACTCGATAGTTTTGAGAGTCGCTCAATTGCCAGCTCTGTTCAGAGTGAACCCTGCAGTGGAATGGTGAGTGGCATTATAAGCCCCAGTGACCTCCCAGATAGCCCTGGACAAACCATGCCACCAAGCAGAAGTAaaacccctcctcctcctccccctcctcctcagaCAGTTCAAACGAAGCAAGAAGTACCTAAAAATAAAGCACCTAGTGctgaaaagagagaaagtggACCTAAGCAAGCTGCCGTAAATGCTGCAGTACAGAGGGTCCAGGTTCTTCCAGATGCTGATACTTTGTTACATTTTGCCACAGAGAGTACTCCTGATGGTTTTTCTTGTTCATCTAGCCTGAGTGCTCTGAGCCTTGATGAGCCATTTATTCAGAAAGATGTGGAACTAAGAATAATGCCTCCAGTTCAGGAAAATGACAATGGGAATGAAACAGAAAGTGAGCAGCCTGAAGAATCAAATGAAAACCAggaaaaagaggcagaaaaacCCACTGACTCTGAAAAAGATATTTTAGATGAGTCAGATGATGATGATATTGAAATACTAGAAGAGTGTATAATTTCTGCCATGCCAACAAAATCTTCACGCAAAGCCAAAAAACCAGCCCAGACTACTTCGAAATTACCTCCACCTGTGGCAAGGAAACCAAGTCAGCTGCCTGTATACAAACTTCTGCCGTCACAAAACAGGTTACAGGCACAAAAGCATGTTAGTTTTACACCAGGAGATGATATGCCACGGGTGTATTGTGTAGAAGGGACACCTATAAACTTTTCCACAGCTACATCTCTGAGTGATCTAACGATAGAATCCCCTCCAAATGAGTTAGCTGCTGGAGAAGGGGTTAGAGCAGGGGCACAATCAAGTGAATTTGAAAAACGAGATACCATTCCTACTGAAGGCAGAAGTACAGATGAGGCTCAAAGAGGGAAAGCCTCATCTGTCACTGTACCTGAACTAGATGACAATAAAACAGAAGAAGGTGATATTCTTGCAGAATGCATTAATTCTGCTATGCCCAAAGGAAAAAGTCACAAGCCTTTCCGTGTGAAAAAGATTATGGACCAGGTCCAACAAGCATCTATGTCTTCATCTGGAACTAACAAAAATCAATTAGATGGTAAGACAAAGAAACTTACTTCACCAGTAAAACCTATACCACAAAATACTGAATACAGGACACGTGTAAGAAAAAACACAgactcaaaaaataatttaaatgctgAAAGAAATTTCTCGGAAAACAAAGATTCAAAGAAACAGCACTTGAAAAATAATTCCAAGGACTTCAATGATAAACTGCCAAATAATGAAGACAGAGTCAGAGGAAGTTTTACTTTTGATTCACCTCATCATTACACACCCATTGAAGgcactccatactgtttttcacgaAATGACTCTTTGAGTTCTCTAgattttgatgatgatgatgttgacCTTTCCAGGGAAAAGGCTGAATtaagaaaggggaaggaaaataaagaatcaGAAGCTACAGTGACCAACCACACAGAACTAACCTCAAACCAACAATCAGCTAATAAGACACCAGCTGTTACAAAGCAGCCAATAAATAGAGGTCAGTCTAAATCCGTGCTGCAGAAGCAGTCCACTTTTCCCCAGTCCTCCAAAGATATACCAGACAGAGGGGCAGCAACAGATGAGAAATTACAGAATTTCGCTATTGAAAATACTCCAGTTTGCTTTTCTCGAAATTCCTCTCTAAGCTCTCTTAGTGACATTGatcaggaaaacaacaacaacaacaaggaaaatGAACCTATCAAAGAGACAGAGCCCCCTGACTCACAGGGAGAAGCAAGTAAACCCCAGGCATCAGGATATGCTCCTAAATCATTTCACGTTGAAGATACCCCTGTCTGTTTCTCAAGAAACAGTTCTCTCAGTTCTCTTAGTATTGATTCTGAAGATGACCTGCTGCAGGAATGCATAAGTTCTGcaatgccaaaaaagaaaaagccttcaAGGCTCAAGGCTGATAATGAAAAGCATAGTCCCAGAAATATGGGTGGCATATTAGCAGAAGATTTGACACTCGATTTGAAAGATATACAGAGACCAGATTCAGAACATGGTTTATCCCCAGATTCAGAAAATTTTGATTGGAAAGCTATTCAGGAAGGTGCAAATTCCATAGTAAGTAGTTTACATCAAGCTGCTGCTGCCGCATGTTTATCTCGACAAGCTTCGTCTGATTCAGATTCCATCCTTTCACTGAAATCGGGCATCTCTCTGGGATCACCATTTCATCTTACACCTGATCAAGAAGAAAAACCCTTTACGAGTAATAAAGGCCCACGAATTCTAAAACCTGGGGAGAAAAGTACATTGGAAACTAAAAAACTAGAATctgaaaataaaggaataaaaggagGCAAAAAGGTTTATAAAAGTTTGATTACTGGGAAAGTTCGGTCTAATTCGGAAATTTCGAGCCAAATGAAACAACCCCTTCAAACAAACATGCCTGCAATCTCTCGAGGTAGGACAATGATTCATATTCCAGGAGTTCGGAATAGCTCTTCAAGTACAAGCCCGGTTTCTAAAAAAGGCCCACCCctcaagactccagcctccaaAAGCCCTAGCGAAGGTCAGGCGGCTACCACCTCTCCCAGAGGAACCAAGCCATCAGTGAAGTCAGAATTAAGCCCTGTTACAAGGCAGGCATCCCAGACAGCGGGATCAAACAAAGGACCTTCTAGATCAGGATCTAGAGATTCCACTCCTTCAAGACCTGCCCAGCAACCATTAAGTAGACCAATGCAGTCTCCAGGGCGAAACTCAATCTCTCCTGGTAGAAATGGAATAAGTCCCCCTAACAAATTATCTCAACTACCAAGGACGTCATCCCCTAGTACTGCTTCAACTAAGTCCTCAGGTTCTGGGAAAATGTCTTACACATCTCCTGGCAGACAGATGAGCCAGCAGAACCTCACCAAACAAACGGGCTTATCCAAGAATGGCAGTGGTATCCCAAGAAGTGAATCTGCCTCCAAAGGGCTAAATCAAATGAGTAATAGTAATGGATCCAATAAAAAAGTAGAACTTTCTAGAATGTCTTCAACAAAGTCAAGTGGAAGTGAATCCGATAGGTCAGAGAGACCTGTATTAGTACGCCAATCAACTTTCATCAAAGAAGCTCCAAGCCCAACCCTAAGGAGAAAACTGGAGGAATCTGCTTCATTTGAATCTCTTTCTCCGTCTTCTAGACCCGATTCTCCAACACGGTCCCAGGCACATACTCCAGTTTTAAGTCCTTCCCTTCCTGATATGTCTCTATCTACACATTCGTCTGTTCAGTCTGGTGGATGGCGAAAACTCCCACCTAACCTCAGTCCCACCATAGAGTATAATGATGGAAGACCAGTAAAGCGCCATGATATAGCACGCTCTCATTCTGAAAGTCCTTCCAGACTTCCCATCAATAGGTCAGGGACCTGGAAACGTGAGCACAGCAAACACTCGTCATCACTTCCTCGAGTAAGCACTTGGAGAAGAACTGGAAGTTCATCCTCAATTCTTTCTGCTTCATCAGAATctagtgaaaaggcaaaaagtgagGACGAAAAACATGTGAACTCTATTTCAGGAAGCAAACAAACTAAAGAAAACCAGGTATCCACAAAAGGaacatggagaaaaataaaagaaagtgaaatttctCCCACAAGTAGTACTTCTCAGACCACTTCTTCAGGTGCTACAAATGGTGCTGAATCAAAGACTCTGATTTATCAAATGGCACCTGCTGTTTCTAAAACAGAGGATGTTTGGGTAAGAATTGAGGATTGCCCCATTAACAACCCTAGATCTGGAAGATCTCCAACAGGAAATACTCCCCCCGTGATTGACACTGTTTCAGAAAAGGGAAACCCGAACCCTAAAGATTCAAAAGATAATCAGGGAAAACAAAATGTGAGCAATGGTAGCGCCCCCACACGCACCATGGGTCTGGAAAACCGCCTGAATTCCTTTATTCA from Dama dama isolate Ldn47 chromosome 12, ASM3311817v1, whole genome shotgun sequence harbors:
- the APC gene encoding adenomatous polyposis coli protein isoform X2; this encodes MAAASYDQLLKQVEALKMENSNLRQELEDNSNHLTKLETEASNMKEVLKQLQGSIEDEAMASSGQIDLLERLKELNLDSSNFPGVKLRSKMSLRSYGSREGSVSSRSGECSPVPMGSFPRRGFVNGSRENTGYLEELEKERSLLLADLDKEEKEKDWYYAQLQNLTKRIDSLPLTENFSLQTDMTRRQLEYEARQIRVAMEEQLGTCQDMEKRAQRRITRIQQIEKDILRIRQLLQSQATEAERSSQSKHEAGSHEAERQNEGQGVAEINMATSGSGQGSTTRIDHETASVLSSSSTHSAPRRLTSHLGTKVEMVYSLLSMLGTHDKDDMSRTLLAMSSSQDSCISMRQSGCLPLLIQLLHGNDKDSVLLGNSRGSKEARARASAALHNIIHSQPDDKRGRREIRVLHLLEQIRAYCETCWEWQEAHEQGMDQDKNPMPAPVEHQICPAVCVLMKLSFDEEHRHAMNELGRKATRGISSQELGQGLSGGLQAIAELLQVDCEMYGLTNDHYSITLRRYAGMALTNLTFGDVANKATLCSMKGCMRALVAQLKSDSEDLQQVIASVLRNLSWRADVNSKKTLREVGSVKALMECALEVKKESTLKSVLSALWNLSAHCTENKADICAVGGALAFLVGTLTYRSQTNTLAIIESGGGILRNVSSLIATNEDHRQILRENNCLQTLLQHLKSHSLTIVSNACGTLWNLSARNPKDQEALWDMGAVSMLKNLIHSKHKMIAMGSAAALRNLMANRPAKYKDANIMSPGSSLPSLHVRKQKALEAELDAQHLSETFDNIDNLSPKASHRSKQRHKQNLYGDYGFDSNRHDDNRSDNFNTGNMTVLSPYLNTTVLPSSSSSRGSLDSSRSEKDRSLERERGISLGNYHPATENPGTSSKRGLQISTTAAQIAKVMEEVSAIHTSQEDRSSGSTTELHCGTDERNALRRSSTAHTHANTYNFTKSENSNRTCPIPYAKVEYKRSSNDSLNSVSSSDGYGKRGQMKPSIESYSEDDESKFCSYGQYPADLAHKIHSANHMDDNDGELDTPINYSLKYSDEQLNSGRQSPSQNERWARPKHILEDEIKPNEQRQSRSQSTAYPVYPESTDDKHLKFQPHFGQQECVSPYRSRAANGSEPNRVGSNHGISQNVNQSLCQEDDYEDDKPTNYSERYSEEGQHEEEERPTNYSIKYSEEKHHVDQPIDYSLKYTTDIPSSQKPAFSFSKNSSGQSTKTEHISSSSENTSTPSSNAKRQNQLHPSSAQSRSSQTPKATSSSCKVPSINQETIQTYCVEDTPICFSRCSSLSSLSSAEDEIGCDQTTQEADPANSLQIAEIKDNSGPRPNEDSVSKVPAVSQHVRTKSSRLQASGLSSESARHKAVEFSSGAKSPSKSGAQTPKSPPEHYVQETPLMFSRCTSVSSLDSFESRSIASSVQSEPCSGMVSGIISPSDLPDSPGQTMPPSRSKTPPPPPPPPQTVQTKQEVPKNKAPSAEKRESGPKQAAVNAAVQRVQVLPDADTLLHFATESTPDGFSCSSSLSALSLDEPFIQKDVELRIMPPVQENDNGNETESEQPEESNENQEKEAEKPTDSEKDILDESDDDDIEILEECIISAMPTKSSRKAKKPAQTTSKLPPPVARKPSQLPVYKLLPSQNRLQAQKHVSFTPGDDMPRVYCVEGTPINFSTATSLSDLTIESPPNELAAGEGVRAGAQSSEFEKRDTIPTEGRSTDEAQRGKASSVTVPELDDNKTEEGDILAECINSAMPKGKSHKPFRVKKIMDQVQQASMSSSGTNKNQLDGKTKKLTSPVKPIPQNTEYRTRVRKNTDSKNNLNAERNFSENKDSKKQHLKNNSKDFNDKLPNNEDRVRGSFTFDSPHHYTPIEGTPYCFSRNDSLSSLDFDDDDVDLSREKAELRKGKENKESEATVTNHTELTSNQQSANKTPAVTKQPINRGQSKSVLQKQSTFPQSSKDIPDRGAATDEKLQNFAIENTPVCFSRNSSLSSLSDIDQENNNNNKENEPIKETEPPDSQGEASKPQASGYAPKSFHVEDTPVCFSRNSSLSSLSIDSEDDLLQECISSAMPKKKKPSRLKADNEKHSPRNMGGILAEDLTLDLKDIQRPDSEHGLSPDSENFDWKAIQEGANSIVSSLHQAAAAACLSRQASSDSDSILSLKSGISLGSPFHLTPDQEEKPFTSNKGPRILKPGEKSTLETKKLESENKGIKGGKKVYKSLITGKVRSNSEISSQMKQPLQTNMPAISRGRTMIHIPGVRNSSSSTSPVSKKGPPLKTPASKSPSEGQAATTSPRGTKPSVKSELSPVTRQASQTAGSNKGPSRSGSRDSTPSRPAQQPLSRPMQSPGRNSISPGRNGISPPNKLSQLPRTSSPSTASTKSSGSGKMSYTSPGRQMSQQNLTKQTGLSKNGSGIPRSESASKGLNQMSNSNGSNKKVELSRMSSTKSSGSESDRSERPVLVRQSTFIKEAPSPTLRRKLEESASFESLSPSSRPDSPTRSQAHTPVLSPSLPDMSLSTHSSVQSGGWRKLPPNLSPTIEYNDGRPVKRHDIARSHSESPSRLPINRSGTWKREHSKHSSSLPRVSTWRRTGSSSSILSASSESSEKAKSEDEKHVNSISGSKQTKENQVSTKGTWRKIKESEISPTSSTSQTTSSGATNGAESKTLIYQMAPAVSKTEDVWVRIEDCPINNPRSGRSPTGNTPPVIDTVSEKGNPNPKDSKDNQGKQNVSNGSAPTRTMGLENRLNSFIQVDPPDQKGTEAKPGQSNNPVPASETNESSIAERTPFSSSSSSKHSSPSGTVAARVSPFNYNPSPRKSSADGTSARPSQIPTPVSTTTKKRDSKPDSAEPGGTQSPKRHSGSYLVTSV
- the APC gene encoding adenomatous polyposis coli protein isoform X9, producing MYTPVCSSAVAALPTSVPPCAVGSRSSGGGRGCVRQERKRPGCVRASVRGASVWQEVLKQLQGSIEDEAMASSGQIDLLERLKELNLDSSNFPGVKLRSKMSLRSYGSREGSVSSRSGECSPVPMGSFPRRGFVNGSRENTGYLEELEKERSLLLADLDKEEKEKDWYYAQLQNLTKRIDSLPLTENFSLQTDMTRRQLEYEARQIRVAMEEQLGTCQDMEKRAQRRITRIQQIEKDILRIRQLLQSQATEAERSSQSKHEAGSHEAERQNEGQGVAEINMATSGSGQGSTTRIDHETASVLSSSSTHSAPRRLTSHLGTKIRAYCETCWEWQEAHEQGMDQDKNPMPAPVEHQICPAVCVLMKLSFDEEHRHAMNELGGLQAIAELLQVDCEMYGLTNDHYSITLRRYAGMALTNLTFGDVANKATLCSMKGCMRALVAQLKSDSEDLQQVIASVLRNLSWRADVNSKKTLREVGSVKALMECALEVKKESTLKSVLSALWNLSAHCTENKADICAVGGALAFLVGTLTYRSQTNTLAIIESGGGILRNVSSLIATNEDHRQILRENNCLQTLLQHLKSHSLTIVSNACGTLWNLSARNPKDQEALWDMGAVSMLKNLIHSKHKMIAMGSAAALRNLMANRPAKYKDANIMSPGSSLPSLHVRKQKALEAELDAQHLSETFDNIDNLSPKASHRSKQRHKQNLYGDYGFDSNRHDDNRSDNFNTGNMTVLSPYLNTTVLPSSSSSRGSLDSSRSEKDRSLERERGISLGNYHPATENPGTSSKRGLQISTTAAQIAKVMEEVSAIHTSQEDRSSGSTTELHCGTDERNALRRSSTAHTHANTYNFTKSENSNRTCPIPYAKVEYKRSSNDSLNSVSSSDGYGKRGQMKPSIESYSEDDESKFCSYGQYPADLAHKIHSANHMDDNDGELDTPINYSLKYSDEQLNSGRQSPSQNERWARPKHILEDEIKPNEQRQSRSQSTAYPVYPESTDDKHLKFQPHFGQQECVSPYRSRAANGSEPNRVGSNHGISQNVNQSLCQEDDYEDDKPTNYSERYSEEGQHEEEERPTNYSIKYSEEKHHVDQPIDYSLKYTTDIPSSQKPAFSFSKNSSGQSTKTEHISSSSENTSTPSSNAKRQNQLHPSSAQSRSSQTPKATSSSCKVPSINQETIQTYCVEDTPICFSRCSSLSSLSSAEDEIGCDQTTQEADPANSLQIAEIKDNSGPRPNEDSVSKVPAVSQHVRTKSSRLQASGLSSESARHKAVEFSSGAKSPSKSGAQTPKSPPEHYVQETPLMFSRCTSVSSLDSFESRSIASSVQSEPCSGMVSGIISPSDLPDSPGQTMPPSRSKTPPPPPPPPQTVQTKQEVPKNKAPSAEKRESGPKQAAVNAAVQRVQVLPDADTLLHFATESTPDGFSCSSSLSALSLDEPFIQKDVELRIMPPVQENDNGNETESEQPEESNENQEKEAEKPTDSEKDILDESDDDDIEILEECIISAMPTKSSRKAKKPAQTTSKLPPPVARKPSQLPVYKLLPSQNRLQAQKHVSFTPGDDMPRVYCVEGTPINFSTATSLSDLTIESPPNELAAGEGVRAGAQSSEFEKRDTIPTEGRSTDEAQRGKASSVTVPELDDNKTEEGDILAECINSAMPKGKSHKPFRVKKIMDQVQQASMSSSGTNKNQLDGKTKKLTSPVKPIPQNTEYRTRVRKNTDSKNNLNAERNFSENKDSKKQHLKNNSKDFNDKLPNNEDRVRGSFTFDSPHHYTPIEGTPYCFSRNDSLSSLDFDDDDVDLSREKAELRKGKENKESEATVTNHTELTSNQQSANKTPAVTKQPINRGQSKSVLQKQSTFPQSSKDIPDRGAATDEKLQNFAIENTPVCFSRNSSLSSLSDIDQENNNNNKENEPIKETEPPDSQGEASKPQASGYAPKSFHVEDTPVCFSRNSSLSSLSIDSEDDLLQECISSAMPKKKKPSRLKADNEKHSPRNMGGILAEDLTLDLKDIQRPDSEHGLSPDSENFDWKAIQEGANSIVSSLHQAAAAACLSRQASSDSDSILSLKSGISLGSPFHLTPDQEEKPFTSNKGPRILKPGEKSTLETKKLESENKGIKGGKKVYKSLITGKVRSNSEISSQMKQPLQTNMPAISRGRTMIHIPGVRNSSSSTSPVSKKGPPLKTPASKSPSEGQAATTSPRGTKPSVKSELSPVTRQASQTAGSNKGPSRSGSRDSTPSRPAQQPLSRPMQSPGRNSISPGRNGISPPNKLSQLPRTSSPSTASTKSSGSGKMSYTSPGRQMSQQNLTKQTGLSKNGSGIPRSESASKGLNQMSNSNGSNKKVELSRMSSTKSSGSESDRSERPVLVRQSTFIKEAPSPTLRRKLEESASFESLSPSSRPDSPTRSQAHTPVLSPSLPDMSLSTHSSVQSGGWRKLPPNLSPTIEYNDGRPVKRHDIARSHSESPSRLPINRSGTWKREHSKHSSSLPRVSTWRRTGSSSSILSASSESSEKAKSEDEKHVNSISGSKQTKENQVSTKGTWRKIKESEISPTSSTSQTTSSGATNGAESKTLIYQMAPAVSKTEDVWVRIEDCPINNPRSGRSPTGNTPPVIDTVSEKGNPNPKDSKDNQGKQNVSNGSAPTRTMGLENRLNSFIQVDPPDQKGTEAKPGQSNNPVPASETNESSIAERTPFSSSSSSKHSSPSGTVAARVSPFNYNPSPRKSSADGTSARPSQIPTPVSTTTKKRDSKPDSAEPGGTQSPKRHSGSYLVTSV
- the APC gene encoding adenomatous polyposis coli protein isoform X4, whose translation is MAAASYDQLLKQVEALKMENSNLRQELEDNSNHLTKLETEASNMKEVLKQLQGSIEDEAMASSGQIDLLERLKELNLDSSNFPGVKLRSKMSLRSYGSREGSVSSRSGECSPVPMGSFPRRGFVNGSRENTGYLEELEKERSLLLADLDKEEKEKDWYYAQLQNLTKRIDSLPLTENFSLQTDMTRRQLEYEARQIRVAMEEQLGTCQDMEKRAQRRITRIQQIEKDILRIRQLLQSQATEAERSSQSKHEAGSHEAERQNEGQGVAEINMATSGSGQGSTTRIDHETASVLSSSSTHSAPRRLTSHLGTKVEMVYSLLSMLGTHDKDDMSRTLLAMSSSQDSCISMRQSGCLPLLIQLLHGNDKDSVLLGNSRGSKEARARASAALHNIIHSQPDDKRGRREIRVLHLLEQIRAYCETCWEWQEAHEQGMDQDKNPMPAPVEHQICPAVCVLMKLSFDEEHRHAMNELGGLQAIAELLQVDCEMYGLTNDHYSITLRRYAGMALTNLTFGDVANKATLCSMKGCMRALVAQLKSDSEDLQQVIASVLRNLSWRADVNSKKTLREVGSVKALMECALEVKKESTLKSVLSALWNLSAHCTENKADICAVGGALAFLVGTLTYRSQTNTLAIIESGGGILRNVSSLIATNEDHRQILRENNCLQTLLQHLKSHSLTIVSNACGTLWNLSARNPKDQEALWDMGAVSMLKNLIHSKHKMIAMGSAAALRNLMANRPAKYKDANIMSPGSSLPSLHVRKQKALEAELDAQHLSETFDNIDNLSPKASHRSKQRHKQNLYGDYGFDSNRHDDNRSDNFNTGNMTVLSPYLNTTVLPSSSSSRGSLDSSRSEKDRSLERERGISLGNYHPATENPGTSSKRGLQISTTAAQIAKVMEEVSAIHTSQEDRSSGSTTELHCGTDERNALRRSSTAHTHANTYNFTKSENSNRTCPIPYAKVEYKRSSNDSLNSVSSSDGYGKRGQMKPSIESYSEDDESKFCSYGQYPADLAHKIHSANHMDDNDGELDTPINYSLKYSDEQLNSGRQSPSQNERWARPKHILEDEIKPNEQRQSRSQSTAYPVYPESTDDKHLKFQPHFGQQECVSPYRSRAANGSEPNRVGSNHGISQNVNQSLCQEDDYEDDKPTNYSERYSEEGQHEEEERPTNYSIKYSEEKHHVDQPIDYSLKYTTDIPSSQKPAFSFSKNSSGQSTKTEHISSSSENTSTPSSNAKRQNQLHPSSAQSRSSQTPKATSSSCKVPSINQETIQTYCVEDTPICFSRCSSLSSLSSAEDEIGCDQTTQEADPANSLQIAEIKDNSGPRPNEDSVSKVPAVSQHVRTKSSRLQASGLSSESARHKAVEFSSGAKSPSKSGAQTPKSPPEHYVQETPLMFSRCTSVSSLDSFESRSIASSVQSEPCSGMVSGIISPSDLPDSPGQTMPPSRSKTPPPPPPPPQTVQTKQEVPKNKAPSAEKRESGPKQAAVNAAVQRVQVLPDADTLLHFATESTPDGFSCSSSLSALSLDEPFIQKDVELRIMPPVQENDNGNETESEQPEESNENQEKEAEKPTDSEKDILDESDDDDIEILEECIISAMPTKSSRKAKKPAQTTSKLPPPVARKPSQLPVYKLLPSQNRLQAQKHVSFTPGDDMPRVYCVEGTPINFSTATSLSDLTIESPPNELAAGEGVRAGAQSSEFEKRDTIPTEGRSTDEAQRGKASSVTVPELDDNKTEEGDILAECINSAMPKGKSHKPFRVKKIMDQVQQASMSSSGTNKNQLDGKTKKLTSPVKPIPQNTEYRTRVRKNTDSKNNLNAERNFSENKDSKKQHLKNNSKDFNDKLPNNEDRVRGSFTFDSPHHYTPIEGTPYCFSRNDSLSSLDFDDDDVDLSREKAELRKGKENKESEATVTNHTELTSNQQSANKTPAVTKQPINRGQSKSVLQKQSTFPQSSKDIPDRGAATDEKLQNFAIENTPVCFSRNSSLSSLSDIDQENNNNNKENEPIKETEPPDSQGEASKPQASGYAPKSFHVEDTPVCFSRNSSLSSLSIDSEDDLLQECISSAMPKKKKPSRLKADNEKHSPRNMGGILAEDLTLDLKDIQRPDSEHGLSPDSENFDWKAIQEGANSIVSSLHQAAAAACLSRQASSDSDSILSLKSGISLGSPFHLTPDQEEKPFTSNKGPRILKPGEKSTLETKKLESENKGIKGGKKVYKSLITGKVRSNSEISSQMKQPLQTNMPAISRGRTMIHIPGVRNSSSSTSPVSKKGPPLKTPASKSPSEGQAATTSPRGTKPSVKSELSPVTRQASQTAGSNKGPSRSGSRDSTPSRPAQQPLSRPMQSPGRNSISPGRNGISPPNKLSQLPRTSSPSTASTKSSGSGKMSYTSPGRQMSQQNLTKQTGLSKNGSGIPRSESASKGLNQMSNSNGSNKKVELSRMSSTKSSGSESDRSERPVLVRQSTFIKEAPSPTLRRKLEESASFESLSPSSRPDSPTRSQAHTPVLSPSLPDMSLSTHSSVQSGGWRKLPPNLSPTIEYNDGRPVKRHDIARSHSESPSRLPINRSGTWKREHSKHSSSLPRVSTWRRTGSSSSILSASSESSEKAKSEDEKHVNSISGSKQTKENQVSTKGTWRKIKESEISPTSSTSQTTSSGATNGAESKTLIYQMAPAVSKTEDVWVRIEDCPINNPRSGRSPTGNTPPVIDTVSEKGNPNPKDSKDNQGKQNVSNGSAPTRTMGLENRLNSFIQVDPPDQKGTEAKPGQSNNPVPASETNESSIAERTPFSSSSSSKHSSPSGTVAARVSPFNYNPSPRKSSADGTSARPSQIPTPVSTTTKKRDSKPDSAEPGGTQSPKRHSGSYLVTSV